In Pseudonocardia sp. EC080619-01, the following proteins share a genomic window:
- a CDS encoding DnaB-like helicase C-terminal domain-containing protein: MRVVDYALEGRDDRLLAWMREELPTATSILLRTGFFTSAGLASVRIDLQALLDRGGRIEVLLGGSPLQYEIPALRSILALAQDFPMQVQTSMVMAPDFQNAKSYVLEHDDGHRSAWVGSANLTAGGLGSNFETAVTFDSREDDEEPINRLREAHDHIVGAPTTRALDERLLRQMQFGAQVSRFGNGRTDVELPEELLDLLQPTMDKIDAVASVGPAVADLSTGLTDLDVTLGALIPGSFTVIASRPGAGRTSLALTILRDVAIRGRVPAALFTSEMFKVDVVQRVLSAEVRIRISDMRSGRMSEAEWMRMADTINRIADSPMFIETGASPDLDALSRAVIQSVDQQNLRLIVIDPMSAIVARSFANNRERESTEVGRRLKALAMELGVAIVGCADLGRSVHYRTDKRPLLSDLGESDALAHAADAVVLLDRPDQEEPDHPRVGEADLIIAKNRHGPNSTVTVAHQLHYSRFTTLDGSVGFP, encoded by the coding sequence ATGCGCGTTGTCGACTACGCACTCGAGGGCCGGGATGATCGTTTGCTAGCGTGGATGCGAGAGGAACTGCCAACTGCGACGTCGATTCTACTTCGCACCGGCTTCTTCACCTCGGCTGGACTGGCGAGCGTCAGAATAGACCTGCAGGCGTTGCTGGACCGCGGCGGGCGGATTGAAGTTCTGCTGGGCGGGAGTCCACTGCAGTACGAGATCCCGGCCTTGCGCTCCATCCTCGCCTTGGCGCAGGACTTCCCGATGCAGGTCCAGACGTCCATGGTGATGGCGCCGGACTTCCAGAACGCGAAGTCCTACGTTCTTGAGCACGATGACGGGCACCGATCAGCGTGGGTGGGTTCGGCGAATCTGACTGCGGGCGGGCTGGGATCAAACTTCGAGACGGCAGTGACGTTCGACTCACGGGAAGACGACGAGGAGCCCATTAACCGCCTCCGTGAAGCGCACGATCATATAGTTGGTGCGCCGACAACTCGGGCGTTGGACGAGCGACTGCTGCGGCAGATGCAGTTCGGTGCACAAGTGTCGCGCTTCGGTAACGGCCGCACTGATGTCGAACTTCCGGAGGAGCTGCTAGATCTGTTACAACCCACGATGGACAAGATCGATGCCGTCGCCTCGGTCGGCCCCGCTGTTGCGGACCTGAGTACGGGACTGACCGATCTCGACGTCACGCTTGGCGCGTTGATCCCGGGCTCGTTCACCGTGATCGCGTCACGACCGGGGGCAGGGCGGACGTCGTTGGCACTGACGATACTGAGGGATGTCGCGATCCGCGGGAGAGTCCCGGCAGCCCTTTTTACCTCCGAGATGTTCAAGGTGGACGTCGTTCAGCGGGTGCTGTCCGCAGAGGTGCGGATCCGAATTAGCGATATGCGTTCGGGCCGTATGTCCGAGGCTGAGTGGATGCGCATGGCCGACACGATAAACAGGATCGCGGATAGCCCGATGTTTATCGAGACGGGAGCCTCGCCGGACCTTGACGCGCTGTCACGTGCAGTGATTCAGTCTGTGGACCAACAGAACCTACGTCTCATCGTTATCGATCCGATGAGCGCTATCGTGGCGAGATCGTTTGCGAACAACAGAGAACGAGAATCGACTGAAGTTGGTCGACGACTAAAGGCATTGGCGATGGAGCTGGGCGTGGCGATCGTGGGCTGCGCGGATCTCGGACGATCTGTGCATTATCGGACTGACAAACGCCCCCTGCTGAGTGACCTGGGCGAGTCGGACGCACTCGCGCACGCCGCCGACGCAGTAGTGCTGTTGGATCGACCCGACCAGGAAGAGCCCGATCATCCCAGAGTCGGTGAGGCTGACCTGATCATCGCGAAGAACCGGCATGGCCCGAACAGTACGGTGACCGTTGCCCACCAGCTGCATTACTCGCGATTCACGACGCTGGACGGATCAGTAGGGTTTCCCTGA